The DNA window GTCAGGTGAAGGAGAACTTTTGGCATGTGCTTGATTTCACATTTAGGTAACACAAATAAAGGAATGGAGATGATTAAAGCGTGATTATATTAGCCTTGCATGCTGTGTTGTATAAACACCTGAATCGCAAATTGAATTTTCTGTCAGTTGGAGGTGATTAAGGAATCACCAGTGAGGACTATTTTAGGAGTACAATTGTACAATGTATAATGTACCTAGGTCACGGAATTTTCCaattatttttaacattattaAAACAGttatcacatttttttttatgaatgtCGAATGTTGCGATATGTTAGAACCGATCTTGATGGTTGCCTGATACCGTCGCGATCTTCAGAGGCTCACAGAGTAAAAGTGGGGTCATACTTCTGGATTTCCAGAAGGAGACGTTCCCTGTCGCCGAGGGCCTGTTCCAGAGCCACTCTGGCGTCGCAGAGCTGTGACTCCAGGGTTTGTTCCTGCAATGGCAGAATTAGCCGCAGTTGCTTCAACAATAACTGAGAGGATATGATTTTCAGAGACAGCAGATGTAATCACAGCATCAGACCAGGACCATGACACTGGAGCTCTCCGCATTATCTCCCATTTCAAAATAGGTCAATGGTTATTTAACATTACAAAATCCAGAATTCAGATTGCTTTAATATATTGAACCAAATATTCAAACAACTTAATTTGTACAGTTTGTTGTACGACAGGGTTTCTCcacagaacatggaggagatttaCTTGATTTCCTACCTCAGGCTGCTGTCGGTGGGAACTCTTTGTGCTGAATGCGTCACCCGCCGGAACACCTGCTGGGGTTTTACAttcagttccttctgctgcAAAAACAATGAAGACCACATTCACACTTTTGTTTCACCGGCAGTGAAGTTTTTGGAAACATTCCAGCAAATCTACAGCTCACAAAACCTgtttctaattttaaaaaaagacgaATTTGTTCACCTTTGAGCCTCATGATTCCATCCTCACCACGCTCAAGGAGCAGCTGATCTACAATAAAGGAGGCTGGGACAGGCTGTGGAGCTGTGGGGTAGATTTTTGGGTTGTCGTCCTACGGAGACATAAGGACGCGTCAAGACCACCGATTCTTGATTAATGACCATCAAAACTGCACTGTTTATGAGGGAAACACTCTTACATTTAATCTAAGCTGTATACACAAGTCAAAAACCAAATCTACACCTTTATAGTGATGCTAATGTTTCTCATGTGCAGCCTCATTGGTGGACTCTCAGCACTGAATTCATCTTCAAGGAAAGGGCCGATGTTAGCCACCGTGGATGATAGCAGCTCCGCCTTGCAGTCTTGCACTGTCATATCCATAAAGCCCATAGACTCGGCCAGGGCAGAGTGTCGTGCAGCAGATGGGCCCATTTCTGTTCGCATGCAAAGTACCGGAGAGCTTCTGCTTCTGTGCTTCGGCACTGGTCTGGATGGAGCTACAAATAGCAAGAATCAAGGTGAAACCTAACGCTACATAACCACAGGGCAACAATGTTTGTTCTGGCAAAAGAGCACCGTAGCTACACACAAGAAGCTGCACAACTTTGCGAGCATATTCAACAACAGCTCCTGCTGAAGTGACTTTCCTCATCAAAAGGGTGTgccaaataaaaacattatttaaatcTTTTGTTTAATTACACTTTCTTCACTTTTTGAACATTGCCTCAACGTAAACAGAACAAGATTTGCAACCCATTGGTAAACAGACAGactgaaaatcatgtttttttacCTTGTAAGAGGCCAGCTAGCAGATCAGATACCCTGATATTTCCCATCTGCACAGGGCTCATATTCAGGACTTCTACAGCCACGACCTGGTCTTCACCACTGACCTCCAGTGTACAGGCTATTTCACTCAAGAGCAGTAACAACACTGAGGACTGCAACAACACAACAGCATACAAATTACAGTTGGCAATAGTGGCAACTTTTCATTTATTAATGGATTGAGGATTTCTTCTTTGAACTAGTGGATTTGTGAACAATTAAATCTCTTAATGGACTTGTAATAACAATATAACTCACCAGATCCTGAGATAGATCCTCAATACTTTGGGACAGAGAGCTACTGAGTTCAGCTGAAGACCCCCCCTCCGTGCCAGGAGCTGGACTGCCTCGACTGCCAGCAGGGGTGTTGGTGGGTCGCATAGACTCCATACCCGACTCTGGAAATAAGACACACGCTAAAAGCAGATGTCCCTCTGCGTTTCAAAGAAATAGCTTAATGTGTGCTCTGACGTACCTGAGTCCATCAAAACGAAGAAATTGTCGCTAACTTCACTGTCCAAAGACAAGGTTTCATCGGGCAGGCTGCCATCCAAGATTGCACTATCAAAGGAATGCTGGGAAGGTGACTGCTTCATGGACTGGTGCCGCAGGCTGGCAGCCAGCGAGGGGGAGGACTCTTCTGAACGCTGGACGTGTTCCCTGTGTACACGCAGAAGCAGCAAAGTAAAGGGTGAGCTAAAGTTGCTCACAGCATGGCGCACAGAAACACGCCAGTGTTGGAAACAGCTCAGCAGGAGAGCATTAGCACTTACTTGGCCTGCGAAGTGAACAGTTTGCTCATCCCTGAGCCACGACTCAGCATACTGAAGGCGTCTTTTGTGATTGAGAATGCCCCTTTGGTCAGATCCAGAGAGGCACTGATGGCATCTTTGGTCACATCCTTGGTGACATTAATAGCACTTGACAGCTCTCCCTCCAAACTGAAGGTGGACGGCTCACGGGAGAGGGCTGGGGAATGACCaggggaaagaggaggtgaGACCACAGGGGTGTCTTCCTGTGCCGTTAAACACTCCAGTCCTTCCACTGCTTCATACGCCTCCTCAACCACACCTTCTTGCTCATCTTGATCAAATGTGGCATTAAGGCCATTTTCTTCCACAACCATGTCTGCAGATTGATGCGTGGGAGAAATGTCAGAGTCTGTCATACTGGGGGTTTCTGTCTCGGGACTGTGGGggacctcctcctctggctctgaGCAGGCTGCTGGCAATAGGAGACCCACTTCACTTGAGTCTACCAGGAGGGCAAAACACACTgaggaagcttttattttctggCTGTCAACCTTCTTAACACATTGAAGGTTCCGACTCAACTCTGCCACCAAACGAGCCATGGAATCCTTCATCCTCAGCAAAGCAACGTACTGGTAGTGATTGAGCCACATCTTAACTGGCGTAATGACATGGACCATGAGGTGCACTGAGGCAAACAATGTGTCTTCCTGCTTAGGGGTGGATGATGAACCATTTTTAAAGGCAGAGGGTTGACACATCCACAATGACATGGCAAAGGACTCAACAAAGGGTTGTGTTCTGCTTTTGGGCAATTGCCGAGCTCCATCAAACCCTAAAGTCACACGTGAGAGACTGAGAGACCAAACATCCTGGGACCGTAGCTGCTTTATATCCAGTGGTTGACATTCTGTCTCTTGACAGTGCTGGAGAAAGGCAGCTGGGACGGCGTGAAAGGCACTCTGATCTCTGGGGTAAGGACAAGGTGGAGTGGGCcggaagaaggaagaggaagcaaaTCTGTGAAAGGTGCTGTTGAGATCAGCTCTGGAGCCATGGGGGCAATAACGGGTGTTGCTGAAAACCATTTGGGGGACAGTACCAGACAGGGACTGTGGACGCTCTGGATGGTCCAAAATGGAAGAATCTAAGGGGATGATCAGCTGCAGAAAGGAATGAGGATATTGGAACCAAACAGAACCCATTTACATTAGCACAAAAAAACTAATGTCACGTCAAAATGTTTGTGCTCTTTCTACACTCACCTTGAGCTGCGCTGCATCCATGCGAATGTCTATATGCTCATCGGCTTTGTTGCTGTCCTGTAAGTGATAAAATGCTTTGACCTGGTCCAGCGTCTGCAGCAGGCCCCTGGAGAAGAGGCTGATCCACAGCACACTGGGTGGGTCGACAGTGAACTGGAGGCCATTCACCTGGGCGTACAGGTTTGAGGTGGGTACTGGAAGAAAGGAAGATTACTATCTATtactatcattattatcattatcatgaTAATAATTGATCAAGTCACAGGCTCAAGCATTTAAACAGGTCTGTTGAACTATTAAAGGGAAGTGAAGATATCAGGTCGCTAGCTCTTCTGAAATGTAAACCAAAACCATAGATCCGTTGTGTAGTACCTGATATATAGGGGTTGTCAGGGAAATAGTACTCTGTAAACTGCAGATGGACTGCAGGGACATTGTCTGGCAGACGGAGCACTTTTCTGTTGCAGGATAATAAAGCTTGTGTCTTCTTGTTTTGACGGCTCCTTGTAGACACCTGAATGAAAGTGGAAATATTttttaccttttatttttattttttttccaattcaATACACAATACCAGCAGTACAGCAATGATAAAGGCAAGGCGTAAACCCAGAGACATGTACGTATTTCCCCTGGGCATCCTTTTCTTCTGTAAAATAGGGAAGTACAAGTGTCTTACACTTATAAATAACCCCCTTCCTGTTTGGTTCTTACATTAGAAGAAATACAAAGTGGCCAAGGTGAAAGTTGATAAGCCTAAAAGTATTATGAGTTGGCAGCGAGTTTCTCAGCCTCAtaaggaagggaaaaaagagataTTTATGAATTTATGCAATATTTTCATGTAGTGCTGCATTGAAGTCTATCAGAGCAGCAGTTATTATCTAAATAATGGACCACAATTGGATATCAGCACACTATCTGAATCGTCTATCAGTTTAGCACTTTAGTAATCTGATTAAACACTGGCTAATTAGTCTGGAAGAGACTTGCGTTAACCCTGGTCACACCATTTAGTCACAGCCTAAAATTAAAGTGCATGTGTTCAACCCAGAACCTTTTGCTACAAAGGGACTTTCCTTTGTATTATTCATGTACAGATAGTTTCATCACTTACAAATTCCCTCTCCAGCTTCTACCCGACTTCTTATGAAATTCAAATGCGCGTCGACGTCAAGTTTGACGTTGACACGGAAGAGTTCATAGATACCTAGATACAGGTGGAGCTGTATCCAGGAAATAACCTTATTCATAATAATGCTAAAATCTGTACTGGTCTTAAATCAAATGGAAGCATATTAAAAGGTTTAAGGATGTAATTTATACATTGATTAGTCACTTTATAACTTTACGTCTTATATGGCTGAAATGTGTGGTTAATACAGTGACATTAACATAAAAGTAACCACGTTTGAAAAGAGTTTCATATCCTCTGCATCCAAAGAAACTCTGGGCTTATCAGACACACCGACTGTCTGCTTCTAGCGAGGCCTCTGTTAGCAGCAAAATTGAATTAGTTGGTGATTCGATCTTGCCTGGCGGATGTCCACGTCATCCATCCTGATGACCATGCAGCTCGATCGCAGCCTTTTCAACGATGATCCTGCAGGGGCTCGCGCAGAGTTCCTGCGTCCCGCCTGCTCTGCAGAGTTCGACTTTGGACTGGACTGACCATCTGAAAAGTAGACAAGCAAGAAAAAACAATCTCCAGACTTTAACTTGATGCTACTATTAGCAGAACCAGAGAAATGACCTCTAACAACACATGATAAATTCCTCATACCTCTAACTGTCTTTACAGGAGACTCCTTGCTCGGCTGGGAAACACCTGTATGTGGTCCAGGAAAGCCAGAAGCTTCAGCTCTCCTCTGATACTCCTGCAGGAGTTTCGCAGCCCACTGGGCCTGAATCTCCATGGCTCCACTGTGACGTTCCCAGTGTCGGCATCCATCGGCTGTGTGGAGCATCAGCAAAAAGGTGGTAAGTAATCATTCCAATAACAAATCCCCATTTTGAAGAAAACACGAAGGAGACCCTGTACATATACCACATGTCACAATGTTATGCTGCCCAGCTCGAGTCTCTATCTACAATGAATTCACTAGTAGAGCTTTGCTGTGATAGCAACAATAGCAAACAATTCCTCTGCACACTGAAGCAAATGCCGTTGATATTCATCCACTTCCGAAGCAAGTGGTTAATGTTTGTCTTTCCAAACTATGTTGATATAGAGTGCATGAAGTTCTACTGAAGGTTTCCTTCAAAGATTACAATTGTAAACCCACAGTAAAACAAATAATAGCTATTATTTCAGCCTTCATTCATTGACTAAAATTAGCCTGCTGTGCTACATTCCATGAGGTTTATCGGTACCGGGAACTCTTTCCCAGGTCATTAGCCTGCCTGAATAGTAATCCCCCAAACAGCTAAAGCTGAATGAATGCTGTGGTTACAGTGGGAGCAGGACAAAGCCTCTGGGAAAAGAACAACCAGAAATAGAATCAATCTCACCAGGTCTATGGACAGGATAGTAGTCAAAACCTAGCTTCCTGAATGTCAGTTGCATGGCCCCTTGTAAGCCTGGTGGGGGTGGCTCATCTATGAAATAATCACATGAGGTTATTTACCAGCTTCATTACTACTTCTTAATGATTATGACTGTTCTGAATCACCTTCATCCACTGAAGAGCTGTCGTTGCAAATGTGTAAGTCCAAGCGAGATACGAAGGTGTGGTAAGAAGACTCCTTAACGTCATAGTGATCAAAATATTGACTTGTGCTGCTGGGGGTGCCAGTGTGAGCTGGTGGGGGGTCTGTCCAAATGGTGTGGAGGCCAGGAGATGGCGGAGCAGTCTGAAACGGAAgacaaaaatgaagaaagacaTAACATTGTATtgtttcaataaaaataaagcgAATTTATGCTTGGAAGGAAATTAGATCACCTGCAGACAAGCAGGAGGATAATGAAAGCATTCAGAAGGTCAAAACAACTTAAAGcaaccagaacctgcagagatTCAGCagtcctgctcttcctctgctgggcagacttctccatggcctcactgaGAGATTTGGCGTAATGGATGATGGCCTTGAGCTGGGAGTCGGTCAAAACCCACAACAAGTCGTCCAAAATGAAAAACAGCTTGGATGCCAGCACGTTGCAATCCTTTATCTAGAAAGAACCGTGAAGAATTAAACCCATAGTTAATAACGAGTCTATTAAACTACGGGAAAGTCAAACTAATGCAGACAGCGAAACATACTCTCCGCTTTAGAGCAATGCGAATGCGACCCTGATTGGTAATGAGGCGTAAAGGGGTGCTCCCGAGGTCCTGGTCGTCACTCTCTATGGCATCTGCCTCAATTCGTAGACTTTGCCAGTTAATTTCTTTGAACGTTAACACCTGAATAATCAACAAACACAGTAAATTATCCAAGTTGTCCAAGTGTCAGTTTCAGATAATTAATGTTCAAAGACTCCAGGTGGCGGAGGTTGAAAGGGGACGTACCTCTCCTCTCTTAGGGTCGGTGATGCGGGTGTAGCGGAGGTCACTGCGCTGCCATTTAGGGTTGAGGCTGTTTCCCTGGAGCTGCCAGAGCTCGAAGGAGGCATGAAAGGCACGAGCCTGCACTTTGATGGTGATAGAGTTGATCCTGACGGACATCccctccaccaccttctccGCAAAGCCATACTCGCTGCCAACAGGAAGTGTCATCATAAACAAATAGGTGGTGCACCGCTCAACGTGAGTGAAAATGTCTGCAGGTCCACGTACCTCTGTCCCGCTGTGATGGCTATAGGAGAAGGACCATTAGGGGGACGGGGCTCCTCGCAGGTCCTCATTTCTACTTCAACCTTATCTAAAAACTGAGCAAGGACACAGAAGGAATGTTTACTactgacagaaagaaaaaacattaagtatagtgggttttttttagaatgtgTGGGAAAATCCTACCAGGCAAATCGggcttgtttttaattttgtccatTGTATctaaaaggagaggagagcagagtcaGTCAAACAGTTGCCATGGCATTCTGTACTCTATATTCACTGTCAAGTGTGATTATGATCTTCCAGTTACATGAAGCAAGAGAGGCTTCATAAGAGGAAATTTAGAATACTGACTGAAATCATGATTATCTAAAAGAAGAGATCTAAAGGAAACGCAAGGGCTCAGGGTTTCAAGTAGCATTTAAGTGGTTTTGGATTTCAGAATGGAAATTACTAAGAGATAAACAGGGGAATTTCTGATGGCTCTCACAAAACACAGTGGAACAGATAAATACTAGAAAGAAGCTAGGGGGGAGTTTGTACTGAACAGAAACTCAGCTGGTGGAAACACCATAAAACCCCTGAGCCAAATTGGTTTAAAATACCCAAATGCTCAAGTTGAACAACAATGAATTCAAAGAGGTTGTTATCAGTAAACCAAAGACTGTGATATAGACTTTTCATGTTGTCTTAAGCAGGTTGTGTTGTTGGGCCTGATCGTGAAAGGAACCCGTGATCCTGACAGCTCAAAGCACAGCGGTCAGTACATCTCAGGATCATCACTGCTGCCTCTGGGCCTTTGTGTCTGTCTGGATCAGTGCTCGTGTTATCAACAACCCCCGCTGGGCTGGACGATACCTTTCTCAGCAGCGTTTATCTCTGTGGCACTGGTGGATACTGGTTCACTCATTAGCTGTAAAAGGAGGAGGCGTTTAGGCCTAAACATTTAGGGTTGACCGTGTGTGACGCACCCTGATGGCAGCTTTGTTACAGTAGACTCGAGTCACAGCCAGCCAGGTAGGCAGGTCGAGCATGTTCTGCAAGACTTCTTCATCGAGCTCCAGGTTGGAGAGCTGTCCTTCCCCCTTCAGTGTGCTGAGGTTGATCTTGTCTGGGGACAGGTTCTTGGTGAACCTGAGTGCAATAAAATCAGGGGGAAAAGATCGAAACATCATTTTTATGCAAACATAGAGACAGCTTCTGTTATACTACCGACAGCTGGGAATTAGAAATAGCAAACATTGTGTTATCCGCATCGGTCGAAACATCTTTAAAGATGTTTCTACGAGCCGAGGACTGAtcgcaggaggctgcagcagactgCTGACTGGGTTCATGCTGATGGCCTCCACACTCAGGTCAGCTCACAGTGTACGCTCTATTAATGAGTGCTAATGCAGAGTAGCAGCAGTCCAGAATAGAACGCTGTAAGGCTACAACCACAACAGTAATCAGAGCCAGTCTGatataataaaaatgaaataaaaaataaataaaacaaaatcagccCTTAGGGATTGCAATGTTGATGATGGACAACTTATAATTGTGATATTTTTCCACAAGGAGTCCTCAAAATACCTACAGGGTTAAGGCTGaatatagttttttttatttaacattggGGAAAAGTGCATAAAATGGCTCCATATATTTAGTGACTAAACCACATGGGCAATATTGCAGTTAGTTACTTTAATATCACATCTCAAACTCCGGTAGTTTAGCATCGGTTCCACCATTTAAAGACGACGCAGTTGAAAAGTGACTAATTCCAAGTCAAATATCTTACAAGTGTGGTTCACATTGGTTAAATATACGGGTGGGGATGACACTTAAGTGCGGTCAAAGTTGTTCACATGTGTTGGACAGTTACACACATACGGCCATGTTTTGAGTCCTGATAAGCCAGCAGAAGCTTTAGACACCGAGCCACAAGTTAAGAGCTCAGCAAGAAGCTCCCTCTGTTCACACTCGCACTATTCATGTACTTTCAATGTGTTCTGGTCATCTAAAACACCAAACTGTGCAAGCAATACCAACAGCATTCAGATTAACACACTTTTCCTCGTAAATGTAGAAAGATCAGCTGTGTAGGGTGGACTTTCAGTTTATGTATTAACAGAAAACACATGATGTCTATGACCTGATGCAAAAATGCTTCAGAGATCATCCTGCACGTTTAAATAAGCAGAATTTAGTTGATTCATTTTATGACGCTGCCAATAAGACTGAAAATAAACTATAAGGAATCAGCAAGATTGAAACGTGCAATTCTCTGTTAAGTGATCAGCTTTTTCTGCTGAACTGGGCGACACTTATCAACAATTTTTCACCCCCCTCTAATGGTGTCAAATTTACAGGAAAATAGAAGTCAGAGGCAGAAGCTACTTTAAACTAGATAATAAAATGATGGGAACATACCGAGGATGCTTGCCACACAAACGTCTGTGCTCAGATTCACGGGAAAATGTGGCAATAAAACCAAGCTGACAACAATCATTTATTCACAGTAGTAGGCCAGAAAGGAACATTAAGGTATAGATGAAGAATCACATGTTCGATTTTTGGAATTTTGTAAACGGTGATGGGGTTTCAATCCGATTTAACCGGAGTGCTGCGTTCACTGTCCCTGCCGTCGGAAACGATCATCGTATGGCTGCTCCAACGTGTAGCGTTATGCTAACAAATATGAATCACTGCGGGTATAAATAAGAGGGCAAAGCAACATATAGATGAAAGATATAAGTCAAAAGGGACGCCTGCTGCATTGACAATAGTACCGCCGGTGGTACCGTCTCAGAAAGCTAACCGGCTAACatttcaaacacagacatgacTTACCTTGATAAGTGTTTGAGGATTTGCTTTTTTATTAGTCCTGCCATCTTGCATCGCGTTTATAACTCACTGCGAGTCGCTTCcctttaaaagcaaaattatGCTTGCGGTGATGTTTGCAATGGACACAACCGTAGCTGTGCACATCTTAGCCGCTGCTGACAGAGCACAGCCTAGCCGCTGCTGAGACCGGGGAGCCgccgctaacacacacacacacacacacgcatacacacgcatacacaccaTAGCAACCGCTTCGAGCACACAGGCTTCATCAGCCCTATACCGCCATCTGCTGGCTGGTCAAGAGAATGCATGTGGGCTAGCTCAGGAATCCCAACAAACTGGTTGTATTTTATCTCCAACTGGTTGCTTTAACTGGTCAGCTTGTCGGTGAAGGAACATTTTCAAGATCATTACATTTTATATTAATGATTGTAATGCTCTGCCTTTTGGGGTGGCCAGAATCATATCGTGCGACATGGTAAACGAAACACAAAGGTGTGTATGTTTTTCCCCcccatatttaaaaaaaaaaaatcacaatcatTTGAAACACAAAAACTGATGATCGGGCGGAACTCTTTTACTACATTTGTCCTTTAAGAGTTTCACTGAATATCTAACTGATAGAGTTCAAGAAGTTGCGTTTGTGCGTGGGTAATCCAGTGAATCTAAATACCGAAAAAAAAAACCGTTTGAAAAGCCCCTTTTTCTatttattaaattaataatTTGTATTTTAACAGAACAGTTGTATATACGTAAGGCTCTTCTACTCGACCCATCCTCCGGTTGTTTTCTGCGGGTAGATGAGATGATGCATTGGAGGTTTTTGCCACCTCTGCCGAGGCTCATAGGTTGCGGCTCGGAGTCATGTGACATGCGCACTCGGCCCTGTTGTTGAGTGAGTTATGACAAGTTGAGGCCTCGGACTAAATTAGAAGAGAGAACCCCGAGTTTGCCCAGGTGAATCCACGATGGAGGGTATGGACCTGGACTTGGACCAGGAGCTTATGCAGAAATTCAGCTGCATGGGCACGACGGACAAAGATATCCTTATATCGGAATTTCAGAGGCTTCTCGGTTTCCAGCTCAACCCCGCCGGATGCGCCTTCTTTCTGGACATGACCAACTGGTGAGCTCGGTGATTCTTGCGGCCTGCTGGGTAGTTTGTCTTCGCGATGGAGTTAagagaaaaacccaaaacaaccaCACCATAACACTCTACATCGCGCTCTCGCTGTAGGAGGAACTGCGTTGTAGAAATGCGTAAAGGAAGTTTTTTCCGTTATTTTGATAGTTACGCGAGTGTTGTGACAGCTAGCGACGCCGTAGTAACGGAACTAGCGTTAGCTGAGTCACTGTGCCTCCCACTTTTGATCTGGGCGATGCTACACTGGACGGTAGCTTTGCAAGTGCTGCGTGCGTAACCAAGATCGCCAAAATATATATTCACTGTGTCCATAGGCTGGTGGCGACGAGGGGTGCGCGGGGTTTTAATGAGAAACGCGCCACAGTCAGCTGTGTAGTTGCCATTGTTGACATAAGTTGTGGCTGGCTAAGCTAGCCACTGACGCGATGTTGACGTTCGGCGGGCTCGGTATTGTGCCAAAAGGTATTTTCTGTAAAGCCGTGTGATGACTTTGTAAATATATGTGACCCTGTCGATAAGTGAGACGATTAAAGTGTTAATTCCGCTGCAGTCTCTGCCTGAAAATCATACTAGCGCTTATTACGTAACCGCTCGGTTGCGTTCGTGTTGCGCAATCCTGGCGAGTCCTAATGTCCGAGTTTCTGGATAAACTGGTCAACAAGTTGATCATCGTGACGCATTGTGTACTGGCTGGACTTTCAGTCGCGACCATGATGGGTCAGTGAGAAATCATTCAGAAAAAAACCTCAGCCCTTTTCTGAATTAATCTCCA is part of the Takifugu flavidus isolate HTHZ2018 chromosome 8, ASM371156v2, whole genome shotgun sequence genome and encodes:
- the bltp3a gene encoding bridge-like lipid transfer protein family member 3A, translated to MAGLIKKQILKHLSRFTKNLSPDKINLSTLKGEGQLSNLELDEEVLQNMLDLPTWLAVTRVYCNKAAIRIQWTKLKTSPICLFLDKVEVEMRTCEEPRPPNGPSPIAITAGQSEYGFAEKVVEGMSVRINSITIKVQARAFHASFELWQLQGNSLNPKWQRSDLRYTRITDPKRGEVLTFKEINWQSLRIEADAIESDDQDLGSTPLRLITNQGRIRIALKRRIKDCNVLASKLFFILDDLLWVLTDSQLKAIIHYAKSLSEAMEKSAQQRKSRTAESLQTAPPSPGLHTIWTDPPPAHTGTPSSTSQYFDHYDVKESSYHTFVSRLDLHICNDSSSVDEDEPPPPGLQGAMQLTFRKLGFDYYPVHRPADGCRHWERHSGAMEIQAQWAAKLLQEYQRRAEASGFPGPHTGVSQPSKESPVKTVRDGQSSPKSNSAEQAGRRNSARAPAGSSLKRLRSSCMVIRMDDVDIRQVSTRSRQNKKTQALLSCNRKVLRLPDNVPAVHLQFTEYYFPDNPYISVPTSNLYAQVNGLQFTVDPPSVLWISLFSRGLLQTLDQVKAFYHLQDSNKADEHIDIRMDAAQLKLIIPLDSSILDHPERPQSLSGTVPQMVFSNTRYCPHGSRADLNSTFHRFASSSFFRPTPPCPYPRDQSAFHAVPAAFLQHCQETECQPLDIKQLRSQDVWSLSLSRVTLGFDGARQLPKSRTQPFVESFAMSLWMCQPSAFKNGSSSTPKQEDTLFASVHLMVHVITPVKMWLNHYQYVALLRMKDSMARLVAELSRNLQCVKKVDSQKIKASSVCFALLVDSSEVGLLLPAACSEPEEEVPHSPETETPSMTDSDISPTHQSADMVVEENGLNATFDQDEQEGVVEEAYEAVEGLECLTAQEDTPVVSPPLSPGHSPALSREPSTFSLEGELSSAINVTKDVTKDAISASLDLTKGAFSITKDAFSMLSRGSGMSKLFTSQAKEHVQRSEESSPSLAASLRHQSMKQSPSQHSFDSAILDGSLPDETLSLDSEVSDNFFVLMDSESGMESMRPTNTPAGSRGSPAPGTEGGSSAELSSSLSQSIEDLSQDLSSVLLLLLSEIACTLEVSGEDQVVAVEVLNMSPVQMGNIRVSDLLAGLLQAPSRPVPKHRSRSSPVLCMRTEMGPSAARHSALAESMGFMDMTVQDCKAELLSSTVANIGPFLEDEFSAESPPMRLHMRNISITIKDDNPKIYPTAPQPVPASFIVDQLLLERGEDGIMRLKAEGTECKTPAGVPAGDAFSTKSSHRQQPEEQTLESQLCDARVALEQALGDRERLLLEIQKYDPTFTL